GGAGCGACGTGGACGATGCCCGTGCCGCTGGAGAGGGTGACGAAGTCCGCGCCGATGACGCGCCAGGCGGGCGTGTCCGAGCCCCCGCCCGCGAGCGGCAGCTCCGTGTTGCCCACGCGCTGGAAGTACACGTCATAGGGAGGCGAGTAGCGCAGACCCACCAGCTCGCTGCCCTTGCGCGTCTGGAGGACGGGCAGGTCCTTCTTGAGCTTCTTGGCCAGCTCCTCGCGCAGGGCGGCGGCGATGATGAGCTTGCGGTCACCGGCGTCGACGGTGACGTAGTCCACCGTGGGGTTGACGGCGGCGAACATGTTGGACGGGAGCGTCCAGGGCGTGGTGGTCCAGATGAGGAGCGCGGTGTCGGGCGAGTCGCGCAGGGGGAAGGCGACATAGGCGCTGGGGTCGTCCACGGTGCGGTAGCCCATGCCGACCTCGCCGGAGCTCAGCGCGGTGCCACCCTGGGGCCACCACCAGACGATCTTGTGCCCCCGATAGAGCAGGCCCTTGCGGAACAGCTCGGCCAGGGCCCACCAGACGCTCTCCACGTAGCCGCGGTGGTAGGTGACGTAGGCATCGGGGAGGTCCACCCAGAAGCCGATGCGCTCGGTCAGACGCTCCCACTCGTTGGTGTAGCGGAAGACGGACTCGATGCAGCGCTCGGTGAAGGGCTCCACGCCGTAGCGCTCGATCTCCGCCTTGCCGTGGATGCGCAGCTCCTTCTCGACCTCGACCTCGACGGGGAGGCCGTGGGTGTCCCAGCCGGCCTTGCGGGGGACGCGGTAGCCGCGCATGGTCTTGTAGCGCGGGAACAGGTCCTTGATGACACGGGTAAGGACGTGGCCGTTGTGGGGCAGACCGTTGGCGGTGGGCGGACCCTCGTAGAAGACGAAGGCGGGAGCGTCGTCCCGGCCCTGGAGCGTCTGCTCGAAGATCCTGCGCTCCTTCCAGAAGGCGAGGATGCGGCGCTCGTCGGCGGGAAAGTCGATCTCGTTGGGAACGGTGGCGAACAGGGGGCCGGTGGACTGGGACATGGCGGCCGAGTGATAGCACCTGCCGCGCCCGGGTGTAGGCCCTTTCGTGACGGCCCGGCGCCCGTGTCCACCCTGCATCACCTTGGTCCTACCCTGGCTCGCGAACACGGGCTGAAGGTTTTCGGCGCCGCCATGCACCATGAGTGTCCCCGAATCGGCACAAGGTGCGTCCCTCCTTCGCCGACATGCTCACCCCCCTGCGCTATTCCTGTCTGCGTGCCACCATTTCCGCAAACCCACAGGACAAACAGGGTCGACAAAACCTCCTCCTGTTACTGCCCGGCTCCTTGAAGGCAGTCGCTTGAGCTTCGACCAAAGTGCGAAACTCGAACCAAGCTCACGTGCGAAGCGCGGGGGCACAGCGCCACTCCTTGACACTCGCCCACTGTCGTGTTTCCATCACAAGCATGCTAAACATTGGTAACGGGATTACCCTTCGGCGAACGATGATTGTAATGACGGCGCTCGTCCTCTTGCCCGGCTGCAGCGTGATCGCTCCTGAGGCGGAGGCCGCAACATCGCCATCTTTTACTTATTTATCCGCTTCAGCAAATGGCAAAACGACCCGCTACTGGGATTGTTGCAAGCCAAGCGGTTCGTGGCCTGGAAAAGCTTCAGTCAAAACTGGTCCGGTCAAATCTTGCGCCAAAGACGGCAAAACAGCGATCGATCCGAATCAGCTAAGCGGTTGCCAGGCTGGTGGCACCAGTTTCATGTGCGAGTCGCCTCAACCGTGGACTGTGAATGAAAAGCTATCGTATGGATTTGCCGCGGCGAATTTGGTCGGCAAACCGGAAAGCGATACGTCTTGCGCTTGTTACGCATTGCAATTCACCAGCGGACCCGTGAGCGGCAAGACGTTCGTGGCCCAGGTGGTCAACACAGCATCGGATTTAGGTTCGAACCAATTCGCTTTACTGATTCCTGGCGGTGGTGTTGGTCTTTTTAACGGTTGTCAGGCCCAATATAATGCTCCAGCCGATGGTTGGGGGGCCAGATACGGCGGTATCAGCAGTCAAGCCGAATGCTCCAAGTTGCCGGCCGCTTTACAGGCAGGTTGTAACTGGCGATTCGGTTGGTTTCAAAACGCGGATAATCCTACCGTGACCTTCCGTCGGGTCAAATGTCCAGCGGAAATCACTGCAAAGACTGGTTGCGTCCGCAAGGATGAATGAGGGGATATCAGGGCGGGTTCCCGCGACAAGGAGGTGCACGGTCGCGAGGGAGGAGTCCTACCAGACTCCTCCCCATTCCACCGTGAGCACCTCACCTCAACGCAGGCGGATGCCGTCGAGCACCAGCGGCTGCTTGGACCCCTGTTGCTTCCAGAGGTTCACGAGCACCGAATCCGCCGGATCGTTCTGGTTGACGAGCGCCTCGAGCTGCATGCCCTTCTGCACGAGGTCGGCCTCCGCCTTGGACAGGAGCACCGGTTCCGCCTGGAAGGTGTGCTTCTTCATGGGCCCGACATCCTTGCACGTCTTGCGGAAGACGGGCCGGACGCTCCGGCCCACGACGCTGAAGCGCAGGAACTCGTCGCTGTTCTCACACACGACATCCCGGTAGGTTTTCGTGAACTTCTTGAAGGTGATCCACACGCCTTCCGGGGTCTCGCGCTTCGACACCACCACCGCGGGCATTTCCTCGACATTGCCGATGGTCGAGATGGAGGCCTGCATGCCTCGCACCTGTTCCGCCAGATCGTTCGAGGCGCTCTGGGTCTCGGGCACCTGGGGCAGGTCGTCGATGGCCTCCCAGTTGGGGATGGCCTGCACGCGTTGCTCCTTCGTCGGCAGATCCCGCTTGGCCTGCCACCGCGCATTCAGGCGCGCGTAGAAGACCTTTTCCTCCTCGGTCACCCGGCGCGAGCCCTTGATGAGGTTCTCCGCCTCCAGCTTCGCGCGCGCGAGGTGGCCGCGCACCAGGTAACAGGCGGTGAGCGCCTCGGTGATCTGGTACCCGAGGGGATGGCCGGTGCGCAGCTCTCGCACGCCCTGTTCGTCCTTCGGCTGGAGCTCGGCCTCGAGTGAGGCCCGCAGGGAGAGCAGCTTCTCCTCGCAGTCGGCGGGCATCCCCTCGTGAGCCCCGCGCCGCAGCGCCTCGGCCGTCATGGGCTCCAGTGTCCGCAGCGCCTCCGCGTAGCGCACGAGGAACTCGGCGTGAACGCGGCGCGCCGCGTCGGCCGAGTCGCGGAAGATGGCCTTCATCCGGGGAGCCTGTGCCTCCAGCCGCGTGAAGGCGGCCACCACCTCCTCCCGCGCCTCGAGCGTGCGTTGCGCGACGTACACGAGGTTCGCCTTCTCCCAGGCGCGTCCGGGGAAGACGGCCTCGGAGGCCGCCTCGACCTCGGCCTGCGTGGGGACCGTCGTCCCCAAGGCTTCGGCACAGTGGACATAGGTGCCATAGGAGTCAGGCACCTTCCACTCGGTGGAGGCGTAGCAGTGGAACATCAACGCCAGGCGGTAGAGCGTGCCTCGGGGAGAGTCGGACGCCCCCGTCTGGAGTTCCCGGGCGAGAAGCCGGCGCGGGTCCCCCTCGGGGAGCTTTCCGCTCCACAGTTGGTACTTGCTGAAGGAGGGGTCCACCCCCTCCACGTCATAACCACAGGCGAGTCTCGCCAGGTAGTCGTCCGGGCCGGCATGATCGAAAGGGCTGCCGTTCGACGAACGCTGGAAGAACATCCCCCACGTGATGCGGCCAGAGGCGGGGCTCGGCTGCCCGGAGATGTGCGCGGCGCCCTTGTTCTTCTCGGGCTGGATTCCCGCTGCCGCATCCCATTCGTCCGTGGTCCGGCAGCGTTTTGGCTTCGCCTCCCAGCGCGCGCTCACCGACTTCTTGTCCCCGCCCGGGCTCGTCGCCGCCACCGCATCCTCCGCGGCCTGCATCAGCCGCTTCGCCTCCTCGTAATCACGGAGGACGTCCGCGTACCCGGGCAGCTCCCGCATCGCGGGGGCCATGTTCCCCCGGATGCAGACCTCCTCGATGGTACGGAACATGGAGGCGCCCTCGGCGGGGCCGCCCTTCTGCAATCGGCGCACGGCGGTTCGCGCGTCTTGCTGGCACATCGAGAGCATGCCCTGGGGGTCCCCCGCGCGAGCCACGGTGGAGACCGCGAGCGACGCGACGAGGAACAGGGGAATGTGTTTCACGAGATGAAGGTCTCCTTGAGGGTTCAGGAGCACAATGCCATTCCCGATGGGAGGACGGACGGAAATCAGGCGGAGCGATCTCCTCCCAAGAGCGCGTGTCCCCTCGTCACGAACTTGCTCGCAACCCGGCTCGCACCGTGAGTGCGGCGATCGCCGGACTCCGTGTTCGGCTAGTCTCGTCGCGTGACTGAATCACATCCGCACGTCCCCGTCCCCGCATCGGCCGACGAACGCCACGAGCTGATCGATGCCCTGCGCGGATTCGCGCTCGCTGGCGTGCTGATGGTCAACCTGGCGTCGCTCACGCTCTACGAATTCCTCCCCGAACCGGCTCGCGCCGTGCTCCCCACCGCGGGCTTCGATGGGGTGGCGATGCGCGGAATGGAGTTGCTGGTCAACGGCAAGTTCATCACCCTGTTTTCGCTGCTGTTCGGACTCGGGTTCGCGCTCCAACTGGAACGTGCCGAAGCGCGCGGCGCGGACGGCCTGCCGCGTTACGTGCGGCGCCTGCTCGTGCTGGCGGGCATGGGGCTGGTCCACGGCTATTTCGTCTGGTGGGGCGACATCCTGCTGACGTATGCGGTGGTGGGCCTGCTGATGGTGCCGGTCCGCCGCGCCTCCGATCGTGTGCTGTTGATCAGCGGTCTCGTCATCACGCTGCTGCCACCACTCCTGTCGCCTTGGATACGCGCATGGCTGCCAGAGATGCCCAGACAGCCGGAGGTCTATGCGGGTGCGCTGCGGGCGTTCTCGTCGGTGTCGTGGCCGGACACGCTGCACGAGAACATCCGCGTCGCGAGCTGGGCGCGCGTCTCCAACTGGCCGTTGGTGTTCTTCGTGCTGGGTCGCTTCCTCCTGGGCTACTGGGCCGGGCGTCGCGGCTTGTTGCAATACCCGGAGCGCCATCAGGCGCTGCTCCGCCGCGTCTTCTGGTGGAGCCTCGCCATCGGTATCGCGGTGACGTCGCTGTCCTTCGTGCAGGCCGCGTTGCGCGAGTCCTATCCGCTGTTGGACCGCGAAGCCGGCAAGCTCGTCATCCGCGTGCTGTTGCGTGTGGGTCCGCTGGCGTTGGGCATTGCGTATGCCACTGGCTTCGCACTGCTGTTCCCACGACCCGCCTGGAAGCGGCGACTATGCGTCCTCGCGCCGGTAGGCCGCATGGCGCTCACGCACTATCTGACGCAGAGCGTGCTCGGCGTGGCGTTTTTCTACGGGATTGGCGTCGGCATCGGTCCGCGCTGGGGCGTGGCCGGCTGGTGGGGAGCGTGGGCCGTCATCTTCGCCGCACAGCTCCTCATCAGCCATTTCTGGCTGGCGCGTTTCCGTTATGGACCGATGGAATGGCTCTGGCGCTGGTTGACGTACGGACGACGGCCGGAGCTGCGACGTCATGCGGCGACGGCATTGTCCGGCGTGGACTGAGGTCCATTCACGGGAGACACGAAAACGCTGAGCGGGAGTTGGCGGATGCTCAAGCACCCTCGCCATTCATCTGCTTGCGCATGGCCTCTCGCTGCTGGAGCAATTTCTCGCGCTCCTGCGAGATGAGCTCCCGTGCCCGGGGCTTCTGCGCATCGGTGAGTTGCGCCTCCGCCTCGTTGTAGGCGCGGGTGTCGTTGTCCTGCATCTCGTGCATCGCGGACCGGGCCTGCGCCATCCGCTCGCGCATCGCCTCCCTGTTCTGGCCGCTGCCCTCATGTCCACCGCCCTCGGCGCCCGGGCCGCCCCTGCCACCACCCATTCCGCCCATCCCACCACCCATTCCTCCTCCCATGTGACCGCCCCCCATTCCTCCTCCCATGCCGCTACCGCCCCTGCCGCCCCTATGACCACCGCCCCTGAACCCTCCGCCCTCTCCCCTGCGGCCGAAGGACTCCGCGACCTTCTTCTTGAGCGGGGCGTTCTCCGCCTGGAGCTGCTCGTCCCGCTTCTGCAACCAGCCAATCTGCTCGGTGGTAAGAGCCAGCTCGGCGCGGTGCTCGATCAGCACGGCCAGGGAGGATTTGATCTCGGGCGGTGCCTGGGGGCCGTGCTCGGGCGGGCGTTGGGCAGTGTCGGCTCCGGCGCAAGCGGCAAGCGAGATTGCCAGGCACAAGCACAACAACATCTTTCGCTGCATGGGATCTCTCCGAAACGAGGGGCTTCGCCCCGAATCCGCCGCGCTCCGCGGGCGGGAGCCGTGGACATGTTGCCCTCACGGTATTTCGGGCAGGTGTTGGCACGGTGAAGGGTTCGTTTCGGAAGATTTCCGGCTCACCTCCGTGCCAGACGGCTTCACGGACGAGCCGACAGGGCTACCGCCCCCCCTGTCCCGCTACCGCAGACTGTCCAGAAGTCAACAGTTCTCAACAGAACGAGTCATCCACACAAAGATCGGCCCACTGGCCCGCGGGCTGCTGTTCCGCAGCAGCCTCGCGGGATCCACAAATGCGGCGCACCACTCGCGGAGCTACTGGGGCGACGATTCTCACGGTGATTCGGGGTCCTCCTTCCATTCTTCATCCGTTTCCAATTCTTCCGGGAGAGGCGCCACCATGAGCCTCAGCTTTCCTGTCACTTCAACAGCCATGAAGCCCTTGCCAGCGATCTTCACACGTTCGGAGTCCTTGGCATTCCCGCTGGCAAGCCACTGGTCCGCTTCCGCTCGCGTCGCGAACTCGTGAGACACTTCGACCGTGAATGACGTATCGGAGAATCTTTTATAATACCTGGCAAAATCATCCTCCTTCTTGTTGTCACGGATATAGAGCATCGCAGCCTGAGCAAGCTTGAATGCCTCCCTCTCTTTCGATCCCTCCGCATGACTCTCGATGAAGGGATTCAG
This is a stretch of genomic DNA from Archangium violaceum. It encodes these proteins:
- a CDS encoding DUF418 domain-containing protein, with translation MTESHPHVPVPASADERHELIDALRGFALAGVLMVNLASLTLYEFLPEPARAVLPTAGFDGVAMRGMELLVNGKFITLFSLLFGLGFALQLERAEARGADGLPRYVRRLLVLAGMGLVHGYFVWWGDILLTYAVVGLLMVPVRRASDRVLLISGLVITLLPPLLSPWIRAWLPEMPRQPEVYAGALRAFSSVSWPDTLHENIRVASWARVSNWPLVFFVLGRFLLGYWAGRRGLLQYPERHQALLRRVFWWSLAIGIAVTSLSFVQAALRESYPLLDREAGKLVIRVLLRVGPLALGIAYATGFALLFPRPAWKRRLCVLAPVGRMALTHYLTQSVLGVAFFYGIGVGIGPRWGVAGWWGAWAVIFAAQLLISHFWLARFRYGPMEWLWRWLTYGRRPELRRHAATALSGVD